The proteins below are encoded in one region of Spirochaeta isovalerica:
- a CDS encoding LysE family transporter, translating into MFQLLPFLSYAVAMTFSPGPNNLMSMFNSGRDGYVRTLGFMAGIFTGFFFIMLFSAYLNLALYTYIPQITSIMKYIGAAYLLYLAWKVSGIRFGGKASDKVEEESSGTVNSFRVGMTMQLVNVKVILYGLTILSGFVIPYYRGPVRLTLFSVLLASFSFLSINSWALFGSLFRKIISRHKRFFNLLMSVLLLYSALAVSHVI; encoded by the coding sequence ATGTTTCAGCTTTTGCCTTTTCTTTCCTATGCTGTGGCCATGACCTTCTCTCCCGGCCCGAACAACCTCATGTCCATGTTCAATTCGGGGCGGGACGGCTATGTCAGGACTCTCGGATTTATGGCGGGGATTTTTACAGGTTTCTTTTTTATAATGCTTTTTTCGGCCTACCTCAATCTGGCTCTTTACACATATATTCCGCAAATCACATCGATCATGAAATATATCGGAGCGGCTTATCTGCTCTATCTGGCATGGAAAGTCTCGGGGATCAGGTTCGGCGGAAAAGCATCCGATAAGGTGGAGGAGGAGAGTAGCGGCACAGTCAACTCTTTCCGCGTAGGAATGACGATGCAGTTGGTCAATGTTAAAGTTATCCTCTACGGGTTGACCATTCTTTCCGGTTTCGTCATACCCTATTACAGAGGACCTGTCCGGCTGACTCTCTTCTCTGTCCTTCTCGCTTCGTTTTCCTTTCTCTCCATAAACAGCTGGGCCCTTTTCGGATCCCTGTTCCGGAAAATCATCAGCCGTCATAAGCGGTTTTTCAATCTGCTTATGAGCGTTCTGCTTCTCTACAGCGCGCTGGCTGTAAGTCATGTCATTTAA
- a CDS encoding L-2-amino-thiazoline-4-carboxylic acid hydrolase has protein sequence MLKTTIDRIAKPSIPLILYGQLKGYESRPFAVLLKILFSTGSLSRKISDRYPRDLRKVSALIYSIYHHYANEMDNRRALALTKALTIPFALSVQMANFRYVESDRSFTDLIQYQKRTNSDGPTRMNKMTIVEENDRNYIFEIRGECCFFNIFSALGAPELTTVFCETDNAIFNIYRPDEITFERSGTGKRIVDGASACTFICRSNGGD, from the coding sequence ATGTTAAAAACCACAATTGACAGGATAGCCAAACCTTCCATTCCTCTGATTTTATACGGACAGTTAAAAGGATATGAAAGCCGGCCTTTTGCCGTTCTTTTAAAGATTCTCTTTTCCACAGGTTCTTTATCCAGGAAAATTTCCGACAGATATCCCCGGGATCTCCGAAAGGTCAGTGCCCTGATCTATTCGATTTATCATCATTACGCGAATGAAATGGATAACCGCCGCGCCCTGGCCCTGACAAAAGCACTGACCATACCCTTCGCTCTGTCCGTCCAGATGGCCAATTTCCGCTATGTGGAATCCGACAGATCTTTCACCGATCTAATACAATACCAGAAGCGGACAAACAGCGATGGACCGACCCGGATGAACAAAATGACAATAGTGGAGGAAAATGATCGAAACTATATTTTTGAAATCAGGGGAGAGTGCTGTTTCTTCAATATTTTTTCCGCTCTGGGTGCGCCGGAACTGACAACGGTCTTTTGCGAAACAGACAACGCCATATTCAACATTTACCGTCCCGACGAAATAACCTTCGAAAGAAGCGGAACCGGTAAGCGGATAGTCGATGGCGCCTCAGCCTGTACTTTCATCTGCCGGAGTAATGGTGGTGATTAA
- a CDS encoding helix-turn-helix domain-containing protein encodes MLNIYFLDNRLLVAGDDFSRSYHRHYFYQIMISPHAPFIARLKDGSEKEGHIMLINSNLEHCCLINSPSLSLFIDPESPLGDLFIQLIPEGSLQTAPLDILGTTLNGILSFLSEKEHRCTDAAALSNHIVELLFPGHKMIGPADTRIAAVLNYIPTVPDKKIQVSELARIAGLSESRLMHLFRETMGISIRRYLLWKRLLDGLSLIDKGESMTMAAMEAGFSDYAHFSRTFKENFGTSLKSIFRNSRFVHVSFCHS; translated from the coding sequence GTGCTGAATATCTATTTCCTCGACAACCGGCTTCTGGTTGCCGGGGATGATTTTTCCCGAAGTTATCACCGACACTATTTCTATCAGATTATGATTTCTCCCCACGCCCCTTTTATTGCCCGCCTGAAGGACGGTTCTGAAAAAGAAGGCCATATTATGCTTATAAACAGCAATTTGGAACACTGCTGCCTTATCAATAGTCCTTCGCTCTCTCTGTTCATTGATCCGGAAAGCCCATTGGGGGATTTATTTATTCAGCTTATCCCCGAAGGCTCTCTTCAAACAGCTCCTTTGGATATTCTGGGAACGACCCTGAACGGGATTCTGTCCTTTCTCTCCGAAAAGGAGCATCGATGTACTGACGCTGCGGCACTATCGAATCACATTGTGGAATTGCTTTTTCCCGGACATAAAATGATTGGCCCTGCTGATACACGCATAGCGGCCGTTCTGAATTACATACCGACTGTTCCCGATAAAAAGATACAGGTTTCGGAATTGGCCCGCATAGCCGGTCTGTCCGAGTCGAGGCTGATGCATCTCTTCCGGGAAACAATGGGTATTTCCATCAGGCGCTATCTTCTCTGGAAACGTCTGCTCGACGGACTATCGCTTATAGATAAAGGAGAATCAATGACTATGGCGGCCATGGAAGCCGGGTTTTCCGACTACGCCCATTTCAGCCGCACTTTCAAAGAGAATTTCGGTACGAGCCTCAAAAGCATTTTTCGCAACAGCAGGTTTGTTCATGTTTCATTTTGCCATTCGTGA
- a CDS encoding NAD(P)H-dependent glycerol-3-phosphate dehydrogenase produces the protein MNKGVGVLGAGAFGTAIAKIIAEKGIEVTLWSFEQDVADEINREHTNRYLPGVTLPETVRAVTDVKEAAEGREYIILSSPSLFILDTVKKITSVSNIMEGMSKIAVITKGFLDSDQGPQLLLDRIENYLPGFYKGNVVYISGPSHAEEVARGKITGLISACANPRMSILFRELLSGETVQVFSSLDVVGVQISAAVKNVVAIAFGLLDALKNISDRVGDNTESYLFAVGLNEIMKLGMAMGATHPETFTSLAAVGDLHVTCRSLYGRNRRFGAEIIDKKVLDQFKDIDDMIANIGKLGYLPEGIIAAKYAVRLAEKYGLKLPLIQSVYQMCNKDLNPLEVVKSLDPGFPADLQ, from the coding sequence ATGAATAAAGGTGTTGGCGTTCTCGGCGCGGGAGCTTTCGGAACAGCTATTGCGAAAATCATCGCGGAAAAGGGAATAGAAGTCACACTGTGGAGTTTCGAGCAGGACGTGGCCGATGAGATCAACCGGGAGCACACGAACCGCTATCTCCCCGGCGTAACGCTTCCTGAAACGGTCCGGGCCGTTACCGATGTGAAAGAAGCAGCGGAGGGAAGAGAATACATCATTCTCTCCAGCCCTTCTCTCTTTATCCTCGATACGGTTAAAAAAATAACATCCGTATCCAATATTATGGAAGGGATGAGCAAAATAGCCGTTATCACTAAGGGTTTTCTCGACAGCGATCAGGGACCGCAGCTTCTGCTGGATAGAATCGAAAACTACCTCCCCGGTTTTTACAAAGGGAATGTTGTTTATATTTCCGGACCGAGTCATGCCGAAGAAGTGGCTCGCGGCAAAATCACAGGACTGATCAGCGCCTGTGCCAATCCGAGGATGTCCATACTCTTCCGCGAACTTCTTTCGGGAGAAACCGTTCAGGTGTTCTCTTCCCTAGACGTGGTCGGAGTTCAGATCAGCGCCGCGGTCAAAAACGTCGTAGCCATAGCCTTCGGTTTACTCGATGCTTTGAAAAACATTTCAGACAGAGTGGGCGATAACACGGAATCCTACCTGTTTGCCGTTGGATTGAACGAAATCATGAAGCTCGGCATGGCCATGGGAGCCACTCACCCCGAGACATTTACATCACTGGCCGCCGTGGGGGACCTTCATGTAACATGCCGATCTCTATACGGACGGAACCGCCGTTTCGGAGCGGAGATTATTGACAAGAAGGTTCTCGACCAGTTTAAAGATATCGATGACATGATAGCCAATATCGGAAAATTAGGATATCTGCCTGAGGGGATCATCGCTGCGAAGTACGCCGTCCGCCTGGCGGAAAAATACGGTTTGAAGCTTCCCCTGATCCAGTCGGTCTACCAGATGTGCAACAAAGATCTCAATCCACTTGAAGTGGTCAAATCCCTTGATCCGGGATTTCCCGCAGATCTTCAGTAA
- the ndk gene encoding nucleoside-diphosphate kinase produces MERTFIMLKPGVIQRRIAGEIISRIEKKGLQITAMKMTTLNRDIVRKHYEEHLEQEWYPLVEDFIISGPVIPMVVEGPKAIMLMRKLCGGTFVEKAEPGTIRGDYALGSINPNNVIHASDSPESAEREIAIFFSEEEITSWDDPGKGWA; encoded by the coding sequence ATGGAAAGAACATTCATTATGCTTAAGCCGGGAGTGATCCAGCGACGGATTGCCGGTGAAATAATCAGCAGAATCGAAAAAAAAGGCCTTCAGATCACAGCTATGAAAATGACGACCCTGAACAGAGATATCGTCAGAAAACACTATGAGGAACACCTGGAACAGGAATGGTATCCACTGGTTGAGGACTTTATCATCAGCGGACCTGTCATTCCTATGGTCGTGGAAGGACCGAAAGCCATTATGCTTATGAGAAAACTCTGCGGCGGAACATTTGTGGAAAAAGCCGAACCGGGAACAATCCGCGGTGATTATGCCCTGGGGAGCATCAACCCCAACAACGTGATCCATGCGTCCGATTCTCCGGAAAGCGCTGAAAGGGAGATCGCCATTTTCTTTTCAGAAGAAGAAATAACATCATGGGACGATCCCGGCAAAGGATGGGCCTAA
- a CDS encoding YbeD family protein produces MNGETLEFPQNFTIKVIVENMLTDKENRKNIEAVLLSENIIGVGWSSKLSKEGKYLSYSVAVRVEDKSQMDRLYGKIKDIPNIKYAI; encoded by the coding sequence ATGAATGGAGAAACTCTTGAATTTCCCCAGAACTTTACTATAAAAGTCATTGTCGAAAACATGCTGACAGACAAGGAAAACAGAAAGAACATAGAAGCGGTTCTGCTTTCGGAAAACATAATTGGGGTTGGATGGTCATCCAAACTAAGCAAAGAGGGCAAATACCTCAGCTACAGCGTTGCAGTCCGGGTCGAGGATAAAAGCCAGATGGACCGTCTTTACGGAAAGATTAAGGATATTCCGAATATCAAATATGCTATATGA
- a CDS encoding glycoside hydrolase family 2 protein — protein MKRININNTWTFNKENESPEIVTLPHTWNGLDGQNGGNNYYRGECSYKKSLSVSFEKGQKVYVEAEGANSIATVLVNGKKLGVHKGGYSTFRFEISEIVESDKPFDLEIRVDNAHYEDIYPLMADFTFMGGLYRDVNIVVVNPVHFSLEDCGSEGVYIHQDAVSEEVALLRVASEVSGSDDYEIQLRLVDHRGTVVAETSGKENEISLEVVSPRLWNGTVDPYMYTFEIDLLSHGKISDFRRIPLGLRSIAVDPARGFILNGEVVDLHGVSRHQDRKDMGWAQGPKEMEEDIAIIREMGANSIRLAHYQHNQYFYDLCDREGIIAWAEIPYISIHSSEDMTGANALSQMEELVKQNINHPSIAMWGVQNEITIGGTDEIIMNTVKKLNELTKRLDPNRPTAQAQVGQHPDDDPLNRATDMIGYNKYYGWYYDYTDAMGVWLDKFHSENPHIPLGITEYGCEAILKYHSDTPEKSDYTEEYQTFYHHEILKTFNARPWIWGTYVWNMFDFASDMRDEGGVQGMNNKGLVTHDRKTRKDSFYIYQSYWSDKEVLHIASKRYEKRVKGKTDITVITNKEDVELIVNGKSAGTVKSNENIARFSGVKLKKGENIVVARSGGLVDTAIFKGQAKPDESYVCSDGKSNPIGEVKNWFASDYSDDVPEMEFPEGRYSIKDKISHILKNPEGEAVLKKHMAPMFEHAMFAMIKNASLEKLAGMAPDMMSKGFIYQVNSELIQIEKN, from the coding sequence ATGAAGAGAATCAATATCAACAACACATGGACATTCAATAAGGAGAACGAATCTCCTGAAATTGTCACCCTACCCCATACATGGAACGGCCTTGACGGGCAGAACGGTGGGAACAATTACTATAGAGGAGAATGTTCCTACAAAAAAAGTCTCTCTGTTTCATTCGAAAAAGGACAGAAAGTCTATGTCGAAGCAGAAGGGGCCAACAGCATAGCCACCGTTCTGGTCAACGGAAAGAAACTGGGTGTTCACAAAGGCGGATATTCCACGTTCCGCTTCGAAATATCGGAAATTGTCGAATCAGATAAGCCTTTCGATCTGGAAATACGCGTCGATAACGCCCATTACGAGGATATTTACCCTCTGATGGCCGACTTCACCTTTATGGGTGGCCTCTACCGCGATGTGAATATCGTGGTTGTCAATCCCGTCCATTTCAGTCTTGAAGATTGCGGATCCGAAGGTGTTTACATTCATCAGGATGCCGTATCGGAGGAAGTGGCTCTTCTGAGAGTGGCTTCAGAAGTCTCCGGCAGCGATGATTATGAGATCCAGCTGAGACTGGTCGATCACCGGGGAACCGTTGTGGCCGAGACTTCGGGGAAAGAAAATGAAATTTCCCTGGAAGTTGTTTCACCCCGTCTGTGGAACGGGACGGTCGACCCTTATATGTACACTTTTGAAATTGATCTTCTCTCCCATGGGAAAATAAGCGATTTCAGAAGAATCCCTCTGGGCCTCAGATCCATTGCTGTCGATCCCGCCAGGGGATTCATTCTCAACGGAGAAGTCGTCGATCTTCACGGAGTGAGCCGCCATCAGGACAGAAAGGATATGGGCTGGGCACAGGGACCAAAGGAGATGGAAGAAGATATCGCCATTATCAGAGAAATGGGAGCCAATTCAATCAGACTGGCCCATTATCAGCACAATCAGTATTTCTACGATCTCTGCGACCGCGAAGGTATCATCGCCTGGGCGGAGATTCCCTATATAAGCATTCATTCTTCGGAAGATATGACAGGTGCCAACGCGCTGAGCCAGATGGAGGAACTGGTTAAGCAGAACATCAATCATCCCTCAATCGCCATGTGGGGCGTTCAAAACGAAATCACCATCGGTGGAACCGATGAAATAATCATGAATACGGTGAAGAAGCTCAACGAACTGACTAAGCGACTTGATCCGAACCGTCCGACAGCCCAGGCTCAGGTGGGACAGCACCCCGATGACGATCCCCTGAACAGGGCGACGGACATGATCGGATACAACAAATACTACGGATGGTATTATGACTATACAGATGCCATGGGTGTCTGGCTCGATAAATTCCATAGCGAAAACCCCCATATTCCCCTGGGAATTACCGAATATGGATGTGAAGCTATCCTGAAATATCACAGCGACACACCGGAAAAGAGCGACTATACGGAAGAATATCAGACTTTTTATCACCATGAGATTCTCAAAACATTCAACGCACGCCCCTGGATCTGGGGAACTTATGTGTGGAATATGTTCGACTTCGCTTCCGATATGCGCGATGAAGGCGGCGTTCAGGGCATGAACAACAAAGGCCTTGTAACCCACGACAGAAAAACCAGAAAAGACTCTTTTTATATCTACCAGTCCTACTGGTCCGATAAAGAGGTCCTCCATATCGCTTCCAAAAGATATGAGAAGAGAGTGAAGGGAAAAACGGATATAACTGTCATTACCAATAAGGAAGACGTGGAACTTATCGTAAACGGCAAATCAGCCGGTACAGTTAAGTCCAATGAAAACATCGCCCGCTTTTCAGGCGTGAAACTGAAAAAAGGGGAGAATATAGTCGTAGCCAGAAGCGGCGGACTCGTCGATACGGCGATTTTCAAGGGTCAGGCGAAACCGGATGAATCCTATGTTTGCAGCGACGGAAAATCCAATCCAATCGGAGAAGTCAAAAACTGGTTTGCTTCCGATTACAGCGACGACGTTCCTGAAATGGAATTCCCCGAGGGACGTTACTCCATCAAGGATAAAATTTCCCACATTCTGAAGAATCCCGAGGGAGAAGCGGTTCTGAAAAAGCATATGGCTCCCATGTTCGAGCACGCCATGTTCGCCATGATCAAGAATGCTTCACTGGAAAAACTGGCGGGAATGGCTCCCGACATGATGAGCAAAGGTTTTATCTACCAGGTCAATTCAGAGCTGATTCAGATCGAAAAAAACTGA
- a CDS encoding glycoside-pentoside-hexuronide (GPH):cation symporter, with the protein MKKLSFKNYFGYGMGDLANSLTFGMSAGFLLAFYTDVLGITAAAAGTLFLIARIWDAVNDPIMGGLADKAFVKRLKKLNGAGRKAEKFRPYLLKGSWPVIVAGILMFIAPANFTMTQKLIWAYVTYIAWGMTYTFINIPYGGLAAVMTQDPIERSKLSVSRGLGSLFGSIFPRVLVPIFLVQFAEEQAKAWFIIMIILGLIAFASYIVSYLTVEEKVETKAEAQSKFKISDSFAVLAKNRPFQSISLASIAMLTGLLIQGSVSIYYFRDNLGALELMGLTGVVMIVPMLLVSPVAPKLVRNFGVKKVTWVSSLISAALFAILFALPDNVWLYLAGTLLASFFMMIPNMIVWGMVSDCIDYNQYLSGSRQEGAIYGLYSFVRKMGQAFAGFISGVGISAFGYVAGAAQQSQTTLTGIKFLSLGVPAIGMAIAFLAYFFIWNLTPEKQAEVTAAISAEA; encoded by the coding sequence ATGAAAAAACTCTCTTTTAAAAATTATTTCGGATATGGCATGGGAGACCTGGCCAACAGTCTGACTTTCGGCATGTCAGCCGGTTTTCTCCTTGCTTTTTACACCGATGTCCTGGGAATAACCGCCGCGGCGGCGGGAACTCTTTTTCTCATTGCCAGAATCTGGGACGCCGTTAACGACCCGATCATGGGCGGCCTGGCCGACAAAGCTTTTGTCAAACGGCTGAAGAAACTCAACGGAGCGGGCAGAAAAGCTGAAAAATTCCGTCCCTACCTACTCAAAGGAAGCTGGCCTGTCATCGTCGCCGGGATTCTTATGTTTATCGCCCCGGCAAATTTCACCATGACTCAAAAACTTATCTGGGCTTATGTCACCTACATAGCCTGGGGAATGACCTACACATTTATAAACATCCCCTACGGAGGCCTGGCGGCTGTTATGACACAGGATCCTATTGAAAGATCCAAGCTCTCCGTTTCCAGAGGTTTGGGAAGCCTTTTCGGTAGTATTTTTCCCAGAGTTCTCGTACCGATTTTCCTGGTACAGTTCGCCGAAGAACAGGCCAAAGCGTGGTTTATCATTATGATCATCCTCGGGCTTATCGCCTTCGCCTCCTATATCGTCAGCTATCTGACAGTTGAGGAAAAAGTCGAAACCAAAGCGGAAGCCCAATCAAAGTTCAAAATCAGCGACAGCTTTGCTGTTCTGGCCAAAAACAGACCCTTTCAGTCCATATCTCTGGCTTCCATCGCCATGCTGACCGGTCTTCTCATCCAGGGAAGCGTCAGCATCTACTACTTCAGAGACAACCTGGGCGCTCTGGAGCTGATGGGACTGACAGGCGTCGTGATGATTGTCCCCATGCTTCTCGTTTCACCTGTGGCTCCCAAACTGGTACGGAATTTCGGTGTCAAAAAAGTCACATGGGTATCAAGCCTGATCTCGGCGGCTCTTTTCGCCATCCTCTTCGCCCTGCCCGACAATGTGTGGCTCTATCTGGCGGGAACCTTACTGGCCTCATTCTTCATGATGATTCCCAATATGATTGTCTGGGGAATGGTATCGGACTGTATCGACTACAACCAGTACCTTTCCGGCTCAAGGCAGGAAGGAGCCATTTATGGGCTTTACTCTTTTGTCAGAAAAATGGGACAGGCTTTCGCAGGATTCATCTCAGGAGTGGGAATCTCCGCTTTCGGATATGTAGCCGGAGCAGCTCAGCAGAGCCAGACAACGCTGACGGGAATCAAATTCCTCTCTCTAGGCGTTCCGGCCATAGGGATGGCGATCGCCTTTTTAGCCTACTTTTTTATCTGGAACCTGACTCCGGAAAAACAGGCCGAAGTCACAGCGGCAATCAGCGCCGAAGCCTGA
- a CDS encoding AraC family transcriptional regulator, giving the protein MNHEKIDFIHNLTDLEVRYIPKENHDVLSSLYSLEGDFPESGKVELVKDSTGVRFISSVYDTGILLTGPFILEGDPIPRIGGNNLAGIELPARSESKVHSYLTVLKLLTEQKELPGVDAESEIETHNPVFEESYRPDIELIDKRYKWERKIRHFIALGDRASLKKLIYDLEEGFDFSSRMPNNPVRAYKNMAIVTNSIGRLSAEKGGLPPFLLHSLSENISIQIEKLSSLKDVIQYTSRIPLQYCDAVHNYGIENHSAVIVKACHYILENLHEKIGLDDLAEHTGTNRSYLSRRFHQETGKTISAYIREKRILEAKWMLRHSGEPVTDVALSLGFEDINYFSRIFRKEAGVSPRDYKNRYSSGDFDGLPP; this is encoded by the coding sequence ATGAATCATGAAAAAATTGATTTCATTCATAATTTGACGGATTTGGAAGTCCGGTACATCCCGAAAGAAAACCATGATGTGCTTTCATCGCTATATTCTCTGGAGGGAGATTTTCCGGAAAGCGGCAAAGTGGAGCTGGTAAAAGATTCGACGGGTGTGCGTTTTATCAGCTCCGTATACGATACGGGTATTCTATTAACAGGTCCCTTTATTCTTGAGGGAGATCCTATTCCGCGTATCGGCGGCAATAATCTTGCGGGCATCGAGTTGCCTGCGAGATCCGAATCAAAGGTCCACTCTTATCTGACAGTCTTGAAGCTTCTGACGGAACAGAAAGAGCTTCCCGGTGTGGATGCGGAAAGCGAAATAGAGACGCATAATCCCGTTTTCGAAGAGAGTTACCGCCCCGATATCGAACTGATTGACAAAAGATACAAATGGGAGAGGAAAATAAGGCATTTTATTGCTTTGGGAGATCGCGCTTCGCTGAAAAAATTGATATATGACCTGGAAGAGGGGTTCGATTTTTCCTCCCGCATGCCGAATAATCCTGTACGGGCCTATAAAAATATGGCGATTGTCACTAACTCGATTGGGCGTCTGAGCGCGGAAAAGGGAGGATTGCCTCCTTTTCTTCTCCACAGTTTGTCGGAAAACATTTCCATACAAATCGAAAAACTGTCCTCTTTGAAAGACGTGATTCAATATACATCCCGCATTCCCCTGCAATATTGCGATGCCGTACACAACTACGGTATTGAAAACCACAGCGCCGTCATCGTCAAAGCCTGTCATTATATTCTGGAAAATCTCCATGAAAAAATCGGACTGGACGACCTGGCGGAACATACGGGAACAAACAGGTCTTATCTGTCGAGACGCTTTCATCAGGAAACCGGAAAAACCATTTCAGCCTATATTCGGGAAAAAAGAATCCTCGAAGCCAAATGGATGCTCCGCCATAGCGGGGAGCCGGTTACCGATGTGGCCCTTTCGCTCGGTTTTGAAGATATTAATTATTTCAGCAGGATATTCCGCAAAGAGGCGGGAGTCAGTCCCCGCGATTATAAAAACCGCTACAGCAGCGGGGATTTCGACGGGCTACCCCCTTAG